CGCCGTGACTGACAGCTCCCGTAGAACTGCCTGGCAATCTACAGCAGGGAACAGGAACGACGATCCGACTGCCGTTGCTGGATTCGAGACCGCTTCATCTTGGACGCATCTGTGGTTCCTGAGGGTCGAGCTACAAGTTGCCAGAGTACACTCGGGATTGCATAGATCGGCCTTTCATTTGAAGTGAGCAGCTGAGTAGCTCTTTGAAGCGGGTGTCATCAACATGTGAGCATCGAGAGGTACAAGATGTGGAAATATGAAACATGACCTCGAGACTTTTGAGACAGCTAGTACAGACATTGGGTTCTAGCTTTTCAGATTTGCGCAGTACGTGACTTACCTCGAGCCATGATGGTGGAATCGAATTCCTCGAGTGTTAAAGCCAAGGAATGCCAATGTTTTGGCAAGCCGTCTAGGCCAGAGCCTAAGAGAACAGTGAAGCCGTATTCGGAAGATCCCGAACATGCCTTTGGCCATCAGCCTTACATGTGTCGTTCTGGCCTCAACGCTAGTCTAGTCAAAAGGCGTACCGACTATTGTCGTTGCTTAGCCCTGGCGCCCCGAGGGCATCTCGGGACCGCTCCCGTACCCAATCAGCCATGCAAGAGGCACTTGAACGTCCCCAATGGGCCATGCCTAGCGAAAGCCACGGCTGTACACGAAGCAGAACCCTGGTTCAGCCCCGAGAACGTGCTTTGCAGCTTTGCAGCTTAGAACGGTGTTTCTGGGACAAGCCGAAAGAGGACAAAGGATGGCAAGGGAGATTACGAGGCGTTGGTAATTGGGCCCGGTCGAGATGTGGCTGGGCGCCCTTCAGTCTTGTCTGTCGGCGGCATGACGGCCCTCCCGCTGATGACTTGATAAGTCCCTGGCAGGAGTCGGACGACTGACTTCATTTATCTCAAGTCATGTGCTGACTTGTTCTCTTTTGTAGACACCGGTCTACTGTCCAACACAGGCTCGAAACCCACCACGACACAAGAATGAACGACTCACTGGCGGAAAAGACGCACACATACGactgcgtcgtcgtcggcgcgggctACTCCGGCCTCGCCGCAGCAAGACTCCTCAAGGACTCGGGCAAGAATGTCCTGGTACTGGAAGCCCGCAACCGCGTCGGCGGGCGCGCCAGGACGATACccctcgacaacggcgacTACTGGGACGTCGGCGCATCTTTCCTCGGCGACCAGCAGGACCTGATGTacgccctggccgaggagtTCAACGTGCCGCTCTTCACGCCACCGATGGACGGCAAGATCGTCCTGGCGTACCGGGGCAAGGCGCGCGAGTACCGCGGCCTCATCCCGCCGATGCGGCCGTGGGAGGTCCTCGACATGGGCCTGTTTGTGCGCCGGTTCGAGAAGCTGTGCGAgagcgtcgacctcgacgagccgTGGCGCacccccggcgccgaggagctcgaccgCGTCACGGTCCACGAGTGGCTGAGGAAGGGCGCCTGGACGCAGGCGACCATCGACATGGGCAGCCTGGCGTTCGAGGCGACCCTCGGGCAGAACACGTCGTGCGTCTCGATGCTGCatgccctcttcttcttccgcgccgtcgccggcttcaCATCCGCCCTCAGCTCCGAGAACGGCGCGCAACAACACTTCAtcacgggcggcggccaggccatcgccgacaagctgcgcgagcgcctcggcgacgacgtcgtccgcctCGGGGAGCCCGTCCGCGGCATCACGAGGACCGAGAGCCTAGCGACGGTCCGGACGGACAAGGGTGAGTACCGCGCGCGCCGtgtcatcctcgccgtcccgcCCCCCCATGTGCTCAAGATCGACTTCTTGCCGCGGCTGCCCGTGGAGAAGGTCACGCTGCTGCAGAACATGCCCATGGGCGCCTTCTCAAAGGTCTACGCGACGTACAAGACGCCCTTCTGGCGCGACAAGGGCCTGACGGGCGAGAGCACGAACCCGACGGGTTTCCTCGGCGTCACCTACGACGCGACTCCACCGTCCGGGTACCCGGCCAAGCTCGTGGGCTTCATCGCCGGCACCAGGACGCGCGAGttcgtcggcttcggcgccgagcagcggcggcacGTCGCGCTGGCCgggttcgccgccgccttcggccCG
This genomic interval from Colletotrichum higginsianum IMI 349063 chromosome 9, whole genome shotgun sequence contains the following:
- a CDS encoding Flavin containing amine oxidoreductase gives rise to the protein MNDSLAEKTHTYDCVVVGAGYSGLAAARLLKDSGKNVLVLEARNRVGGRARTIPLDNGDYWDVGASFLGDQQDLMYALAEEFNVPLFTPPMDGKIVLAYRGKAREYRGLIPPMRPWEVLDMGLFVRRFEKLCESVDLDEPWRTPGAEELDRVTVHEWLRKGAWTQATIDMGSLAFEATLGQNTSCVSMLHALFFFRAVAGFTSALSSENGAQQHFITGGGQAIADKLRERLGDDVVRLGEPVRGITRTESLATVRTDKGEYRARRVILAVPPPHVLKIDFLPRLPVEKVTLLQNMPMGAFSKVYATYKTPFWRDKGLTGESTNPTGFLGVTYDATPPSGYPAKLVGFIAGTRTREFVGFGAEQRRHVALAGFAAAFGPEALDADDFFFHNMMMEEEWSAGCPMATPAPGMWTLLGEWLRKPVGAIHWAGTETSTKHYGYMEGAVFAGQRAAREVLEELKWKI